Within the Bacillota bacterium genome, the region TAAACGAGATCGGCAAAAAGTTCGGTCATACTTTTACTTATACGGATGTTCTTGCTGGCGGTTGTGCTATTGACGCGACAGGTGAACCGCTTCCGGCGGAATCAATAAAGCTTTGCAAAGAAAGTGACAGCGTTATACTCGGCGCCGTCGGCGGACCAAAGTGGGATACGCTTCCCGGCAATCTGCGCCCTGAACGCGCGCTGCTCGGTATCCGTTATGAACTCGGACTGTTTGCAAACATCCGTCCCGCTAAGCTTTATAATGCTCTCAAAGACGCATGTCCGCTGAAACCTTCTCTTATAGAGAACGGATTCGACCTCGTTATCATGCGTGAGCTGACAGGTGACGCATATTTCGGTGAGCGCGGCAGAAAGCAGACCGAGAATATGGGCGAAGCGGCTTATGATACTATGATCTACAGCGAAAAAGAGGTTGAGCGCATCGCTCGCGTCGCTTTTGAGATGGCAAGAAAGAGAAGAAAAAAGGTAACAAGCATAGACAAGGCAAACGTGCTTGAGAACTCACGCCTGTGGCGTTCGGTCGTCCACAAGATCGCTGAGGGATATCCCGATATAGAGTGTTCAGATATGCTCGTAGACAATGCGGCTATGCAGCTTGTCAGAAATCCAAGTCAGTTCGACGTTGTTCTTACCGGCAACATGTTCGGCGACATCCTTTCAGACGAGGCTTCTATGGTGACTGGTTCTATCGGAATGCTGCCTTCTGCAAGTCTTGGCGAGGGCACCCTAGGAATGTATGAGCCTATCCACGGCTCTGCACCCGATATTGCCGGAAAGGGCATAGCTAACCCGCTTGCAACAATCCTGTCAGTTGCAATGATGCTCAGATATTCCTTCAATCTCGAAGCTGAAGCTTCCGCTATCGAAAACGCGGTTGAAAAGGTTTTAAACGATGGATACAGAACCGGAGATATCATGAGCGAAGGCATGAAGAAAGTTGGAACAGTAGAAATGGGCGCGCTTGTTATAGCAAACCTTTAATAAAGCAAGTCTACAAAATAACAAAGTGCTGACATCTATAGGGAAAATTGAACAGAACCGGAAAATAGACATTGAAAAAAACAGCCTCCTGTCGTAGGATTAATACGACAGGAGGCTGTTTGTATGTCAAGGAATATACAAAGTTGAAGCAGAATTTAAAACTAATAGAAAAGATCAGAAATATACTTTAATTCAGAAATACGCTAAAGAATTTACAGTTAAAGAACTATGCACGTATTTTAAAGTATCTCCAAGTGGTTATTACAGATGGATTAAGGCACTGCCGGAAAGAAAACAACGTGAACAACGGGATCAGGAACTTGCAGAACTCATTCGGGAATGTCAGCGAAAGAGCGATAATACTTATGGATACCGGCGGGTAAGAACATGGATTTGTAAAAACCATGGCGTTTGCATTAACCACAAAACAGTATTACGATTGATGAATAAATATGGTTTGCTGGCGGAGATTCGAAGACCAGGCCATTGTATATGCGGCAACAACAAATGTATAGTATGAGAATATCCTAAACCGTGCCTTTTGGGCAGACCAGCCGAATCAAAAATGGGCAACAGATATAAGTTATATCTTTACCGACGAGGGAACTTTGTATCTGTCTATGATTAAGGATTTACACGACAACTTTATTGTAGCTTTTGATACAGCTACTTCGCAGGACAACGCCTTGGTCTATCGGACTTTGAAAAAAGCAAAAAAAGAGGTCGCCAATGAACTGATACTCCATAGCGACCAAGGGTTTCAATACGCTTCCACAGGGTATTTTAACCTAACTAAACAATCGGAATTACTCCGTCTATGTCAAGACCAGTTAATCCTCGTGACAATGCTTGCGCTGAAAATTTCTTTGGCATTCTGAAAACCGAGTGTATTTATCGCCACCATCCAAAGAGCATTAAGGAAGCGAAAAAACTCATTGCTGATTACATAAATTTCTATAACTACGAACGTATTCAAAACAAAAATATGCTGACACCGTATCAAATGCGGTGCCAGCACGAGTAATTCCGACCTATTCTACGATTGGGTGCTTTTTTTGAGTCTATCATCTGGGGTTCGGTTCATAGTTCAGATGGCATTTAATACTATTTATTTGATTTACACAGTATAAATGCAGTACACTTTGAGAAAACAAAACATAAGAATAATGTTCGAAGGTGATGATATTATGAGTTTACTTAAAGAGTTAATAATCAGAGGTGTGTTGGTCATTGCGTTAAATGATGGGATTATACTTTATGTGATTAAAAGGCGTTCTACCCGAATCACTGTTCCAATTATTTTTGGAATAATTTTAGTAACAAGTGTCGCATTGGTAATTAATATTTGGTATTGTCTCCATCGAGCTGGAATAATATAACCACTTTTTTAACACACAGCATTTCTAAAAGTTGCTGCTGTCACAGGTTACAAAAAAATCCCCCTGCCGCTAGACAGAGGGATTTGTATTTTTAATTTATTATTTTTTAGGAACGATCACAGACCAGCCGAACTTATCCTCGATCTTGCCATATTGAATTCCGGTCAGCGTATCATATAGAAGCTGTGCTGTAGGACCGATCTTCCGATCGTTTACGACAGCGATTTTGTCGTCATATCTGAGCTCGCCGACAGGGGAGATAACAGCTGCTGTTCCGGTTCCGAACACTTCCTCAAGTGTGCCGTTATCAGCCGCCTCAAATATCTCATCGACAGCTATGCGCTTTTCAACGACAGGGATATTGAGCGATTTTGCAATCGTTATGATAGAATCACGCGTTACGCCTGGCAGGATGCTTCCATTAAGCTCAGGAGTAACGATCTTTCCGCCAATTTTGAACATTATATTCATTGAACCGACTTCTTCAACGTATTTATGATGAATACCATCGAGCCATAAAACCTGTTCATAGCCAAGTCTCGCAGCCTCTTCCTGACCCTTAAGAGATGCCGCATAGTTGCCGCCGATCTTGGTGTGTCCCGTTCCGCCTTTGACGGCACGGACATATTTAGGCTCAACCATGATGTTTGTAGGAGCAAGGCCGCCTTTATAATATGAAGCGACAGGGCAGAGGATGATAAAGAATCTAAAGTGGGTGGCAGGGTGAACGCCCAGCGTTTGATCCATTGAAATAACGAACGGGCGGATGTATAGCGACTGGCCTTCCTCTTTAGGAACCCAGCGGCGTTCGATATCGACAAGGGTCAATAAAGCTTCAAGTGCAAACTCTTCATCGATATGAGGCACACATATACGGTCGCCGGATGAATTCAAACGGGCAAAATTTCTTTGCGGACGGAAAAGACGAATTTCTCCGTTAGGATCGTAATATGCCTTTAAACCTTCGAACAGTGTCTGGCTGTAGTGCAGAACTGAGGCAGACGGCATCAATTCAAAAGGAGCATATGGCTCGATTCTCGGGTCATGCCAGCCCTCACCCTTGTCATAGTCCATAACGAACATGTGATCTGTGAAGACTGTTCCGAATGTGACCGTTGACATATCAGGCAGCGGTTTTTTATTTTTTGTTAACGTGATCTTTATTTCCTGCATATTTCCTCCTGACTTGCATTCACGATGTCGCGAAAGGGGGCATGTGACGCTCATGCCGCTTTAAAGGCT harbors:
- the leuB gene encoding 3-isopropylmalate dehydrogenase codes for the protein MNYKLALVKGDGIGPEIVDEAVKVLNEIGKKFGHTFTYTDVLAGGCAIDATGEPLPAESIKLCKESDSVILGAVGGPKWDTLPGNLRPERALLGIRYELGLFANIRPAKLYNALKDACPLKPSLIENGFDLVIMRELTGDAYFGERGRKQTENMGEAAYDTMIYSEKEVERIARVAFEMARKRRKKVTSIDKANVLENSRLWRSVVHKIAEGYPDIECSDMLVDNAAMQLVRNPSQFDVVLTGNMFGDILSDEASMVTGSIGMLPSASLGEGTLGMYEPIHGSAPDIAGKGIANPLATILSVAMMLRYSFNLEAEASAIENAVEKVLNDGYRTGDIMSEGMKKVGTVEMGALVIANL
- a CDS encoding IS3 family transposase; the encoded protein is MTPSMSRPVNPRDNACAENFFGILKTECIYRHHPKSIKEAKKLIADYINFYNYERIQNKNMLTPYQMRCQHE
- a CDS encoding branched-chain amino acid aminotransferase; the encoded protein is MQEIKITLTKNKKPLPDMSTVTFGTVFTDHMFVMDYDKGEGWHDPRIEPYAPFELMPSASVLHYSQTLFEGLKAYYDPNGEIRLFRPQRNFARLNSSGDRICVPHIDEEFALEALLTLVDIERRWVPKEEGQSLYIRPFVISMDQTLGVHPATHFRFFIILCPVASYYKGGLAPTNIMVEPKYVRAVKGGTGHTKIGGNYAASLKGQEEAARLGYEQVLWLDGIHHKYVEEVGSMNIMFKIGGKIVTPELNGSILPGVTRDSIITIAKSLNIPVVEKRIAVDEIFEAADNGTLEEVFGTGTAAVISPVGELRYDDKIAVVNDRKIGPTAQLLYDTLTGIQYGKIEDKFGWSVIVPKK